A DNA window from Christiangramia salexigens contains the following coding sequences:
- a CDS encoding D-2-hydroxyacid dehydrogenase, which translates to MNVLANDGISKNGEAILKNAGYNVIVKKVAQEQLADFINSNKVEILLVRSSTKVRKELIEKCAELKLIGRGGVGLDNIDVDYAKSKGIKVINTPTASSASVAELVFAHLFGGVRYLHHSNRNMPLEGEARFRDLKRSYAAGVELRGKTLGIVGFGRIGREVAKIALGIGMKVIASDKEVGEASIELEFYNHQSITIPIKTEPVEELIKHSDFISIHVPAQNKPVIGKKELAEMKDGVGIINTARGGVIDEEALLEALDSEKVSFAALDTYENEPNPAIRLLMNESISLTPHIGGATIEAQDRIGIELAEQIISIFNK; encoded by the coding sequence ATGAATGTATTAGCAAATGACGGAATTTCGAAGAATGGAGAAGCAATTCTGAAAAACGCCGGTTATAACGTAATTGTAAAAAAAGTTGCTCAGGAGCAGTTAGCAGACTTCATCAACTCTAATAAAGTTGAAATACTTTTAGTTCGCAGTTCAACCAAGGTTAGAAAAGAACTGATAGAAAAATGTGCCGAATTAAAGCTAATTGGTCGTGGCGGTGTAGGATTGGATAATATAGATGTTGATTATGCCAAGAGCAAGGGGATAAAAGTGATTAATACTCCCACTGCTTCATCTGCCTCTGTTGCTGAACTAGTATTTGCTCATTTGTTTGGTGGAGTACGCTATTTACACCATTCAAACCGTAATATGCCTTTAGAAGGCGAAGCAAGGTTCAGAGACCTAAAAAGATCATATGCAGCCGGAGTTGAGCTACGAGGTAAAACACTTGGAATTGTTGGGTTTGGAAGAATTGGAAGAGAAGTAGCTAAGATCGCCCTTGGAATAGGTATGAAAGTGATCGCAAGCGATAAAGAAGTTGGAGAAGCCAGTATTGAGTTGGAGTTCTATAACCATCAGAGTATCACTATACCTATCAAGACCGAGCCGGTTGAGGAATTGATCAAACATTCCGATTTCATCAGCATCCATGTTCCTGCGCAAAATAAGCCAGTTATTGGCAAGAAAGAATTGGCAGAGATGAAAGATGGTGTAGGTATAATAAATACAGCCCGTGGAGGAGTAATAGATGAAGAGGCATTACTTGAAGCTCTGGATTCTGAAAAGGTATCTTTTGCTGCTTTAGATACCTATGAGAACGAGCCTAATCCGGCAATAAGGCTTTTAATGAATGAAAGTATTTCATTAACTCCACATATTGGTGGCGCTACTATAGAAGCTCAGGATAGAATAGGTATTGAGCTGGCAGAACAGATCATTTCAATATTTAACAAATAG
- the msrA gene encoding peptide-methionine (S)-S-oxide reductase MsrA, with protein MTKENKRKATLAGGCFWCTEAVFQRLEGVEAVRSGFTGGAIKNPAYREILTGRTGHAEAIEIVFDPSIISYQELLLVFFATHDPTTLNRQQNDVGTQYRSAIFYHDTEQEKTAKRLIVELQEQKAFDNSIVTEVTEASAFYEAEKEHQDFYNQHRQQPYCQFIIDPKIDKLKKLFSEKLKSNT; from the coding sequence ATGACTAAAGAGAATAAAAGAAAAGCTACGCTGGCGGGAGGATGTTTTTGGTGTACTGAGGCAGTTTTTCAGAGACTGGAAGGAGTGGAAGCGGTGAGATCTGGCTTTACCGGTGGTGCGATTAAAAATCCTGCATACAGAGAAATATTAACCGGCAGAACCGGGCATGCAGAAGCTATTGAGATAGTTTTTGATCCTAGCATTATTAGTTATCAGGAATTGCTATTGGTATTCTTTGCGACGCATGATCCAACAACCTTGAACAGGCAGCAAAATGACGTTGGAACGCAATACAGGAGTGCGATATTTTATCATGATACAGAGCAGGAAAAAACGGCGAAAAGACTCATAGTAGAATTGCAAGAGCAAAAGGCTTTCGATAACTCCATAGTGACCGAAGTTACAGAAGCTTCAGCATTTTATGAAGCAGAAAAGGAGCATCAGGATTTTTACAATCAGCACAGGCAACAGCCTTATTGTCAATTTATAATTGATCCCAAGATCGATAAATTGAAAAAGTTATTTTCAGAAAAACTAAAATCAAACACTTAA
- a CDS encoding ABC transporter ATP-binding protein has product MINARNIHKYYGDLHVLKAVDLHIRKSEIVSIVGASGAGKTTLLQILGTLDRPAKKQDSQLEINGTDIYGLSSRELSKFRNKHIGFIFQFHQLLPEFTALENICIPAFIQKTPRSKAEKRAKELLSFLGLENRASHKPGELSGGEQQRIAVARSLINNPAVIFADEPSGNLDSESAENLHKLFFQLREEFEQTFVIVTHNEELADMADRKLTMVDGKIV; this is encoded by the coding sequence ATGATCAACGCCAGAAATATTCATAAATATTACGGAGATCTGCATGTTTTAAAAGCAGTAGATCTGCATATACGAAAGAGTGAAATCGTATCTATCGTAGGGGCCTCTGGAGCAGGAAAAACCACACTTCTGCAGATACTTGGAACCCTGGACAGACCTGCTAAAAAACAAGATTCTCAATTGGAGATCAACGGTACCGATATTTATGGTCTCTCTTCCAGGGAACTTTCAAAATTCCGGAATAAACATATAGGTTTTATATTTCAGTTTCATCAGTTATTACCCGAATTTACTGCACTGGAAAATATTTGTATCCCTGCATTCATTCAGAAAACTCCAAGATCCAAGGCCGAGAAAAGAGCAAAAGAACTGCTTTCATTTTTAGGCTTAGAAAACAGAGCCTCCCACAAACCTGGAGAGCTGAGTGGTGGTGAACAACAAAGAATCGCCGTAGCCCGAAGTCTTATAAATAATCCAGCGGTTATTTTCGCAGATGAACCTTCTGGGAATCTTGATAGTGAATCGGCAGAAAACCTTCATAAATTGTTTTTCCAATTACGGGAAGAGTTTGAACAAACCTTTGTTATTGTAACACATAATGAAGAGCTCGCAGATATGGCCGACCGAAAATTAACCATGGTGGACGGCAAAATTGTCTAA
- a CDS encoding DUF6787 family protein, whose product MKKLKDRWGIDSNWQLFIILLVFAITGSTAAKLASPITELIGINQHNSHWSIYWTLRILLIFPIYQVLLVSFGWIFGQFQFFWAFEKKMLSRFGLSKIFKE is encoded by the coding sequence ATGAAGAAATTGAAAGATCGTTGGGGAATAGATTCTAACTGGCAGTTATTCATAATCCTACTCGTTTTTGCTATAACGGGTTCTACTGCTGCGAAACTTGCCAGTCCAATCACCGAATTGATTGGAATAAATCAACATAATTCTCATTGGAGTATCTACTGGACTCTAAGGATACTTTTAATTTTTCCAATTTATCAGGTTCTTTTGGTAAGTTTTGGATGGATATTCGGCCAGTTTCAGTTTTTCTGGGCATTCGAAAAAAAGATGTTGAGCAGATTTGGATTGTCTAAAATATTCAAAGAATAA
- a CDS encoding TonB-dependent receptor, with amino-acid sequence MRYKLFLTLLLAVNTLLFSQNDLKGKITNAQDGTPVFSANIYFPELEKGTMSDLNGEFIFKNLPEGKYKLVISSIGYSSLTKEVIIPEDYLVLSLNPSAIEMEEVMVSTPFHQLQSENVMKVERESISELNRKGAVSLSDGITQIAGVESLTTGVGIGKPVIRGLSSNRVLVYTQGIRLENQQYGDEHGLGISSKGIGSVEVIKGPASLLYGSDAIGGVLYLNPERYASSNSTNAGAEFDYFSNTRGYQGSLVAKTSGEKFKFLARGSYAAHSDYKAGNEQRVTNTRFNEKDLKTGVGLQLEKYRADLRYNFNRSEIGIPEEIGAQTTDKNPLLPYQEIDNHVLSLDNRFFLKSSSIDMKLGYQFNDRKEFEEHHEEEEEDHEEESHTEAEEAPALEMHLKTFNYNIKYNFPDLGNFETIAGVQGMHQTNENFGEEILIPDARTTDIGAFATTHYHLKNWDFQGGLRFDRRHIETDSFSTETNESIAALDRDFNSVNGAFGLKYHYEQKIIARLNLASGFRAPNLSELTSDGSHSGANRYEIGNPELKNEQNFQVDLALEWRNQHFEAYFNAFDNSVKDYIFLKPEGELINEDPVYKYVQGNANLYGGEIGIHIHPHPLDWLHLESSFEMVRGKLTNGEDLPLIPANSLTNTFRVEFQKGKIFTDKYAFVRLKNVFEQNNPGLFETRTAAYGLLGAGFGGSLKLEASKLEISASANNILDRSYISHLSRLKPDAIQNIGRNIMLSVSWSI; translated from the coding sequence ATGCGATACAAATTATTTTTAACACTGCTATTGGCAGTGAATACCCTATTATTTAGTCAAAATGATCTTAAGGGAAAGATCACGAATGCCCAAGATGGCACCCCTGTTTTTAGCGCTAACATTTATTTCCCTGAGCTAGAAAAAGGTACGATGAGCGACCTGAATGGAGAGTTTATTTTCAAAAATTTACCTGAAGGGAAATATAAATTAGTGATCTCTTCCATAGGTTATTCAAGCCTAACTAAGGAGGTCATAATTCCAGAAGATTATTTAGTGCTTAGCTTAAATCCTTCTGCCATAGAAATGGAAGAAGTCATGGTTTCTACTCCTTTTCATCAATTACAAAGTGAAAATGTAATGAAGGTGGAAAGGGAAAGTATCTCAGAATTAAACCGAAAGGGAGCCGTAAGTCTCTCAGATGGAATCACTCAGATCGCCGGGGTGGAAAGTCTCACAACGGGAGTTGGAATTGGAAAGCCCGTAATTAGAGGTCTTAGCTCTAACCGGGTTTTGGTCTATACTCAGGGAATTAGATTAGAAAACCAGCAATATGGAGATGAGCATGGCCTTGGGATTAGTTCCAAAGGTATTGGTAGTGTTGAAGTGATCAAAGGACCGGCATCATTATTATATGGGAGCGACGCCATTGGCGGTGTACTTTATTTGAATCCAGAAAGATATGCTTCTTCAAATTCTACCAATGCAGGAGCAGAATTTGATTACTTCAGCAATACAAGAGGATACCAGGGAAGTCTGGTTGCAAAGACCTCCGGAGAAAAATTTAAATTCCTTGCACGCGGAAGTTATGCAGCACACAGCGATTATAAAGCTGGAAATGAACAGCGAGTAACCAATACAAGGTTCAATGAAAAGGATCTTAAAACCGGAGTGGGTCTACAGCTGGAAAAATACAGAGCAGATCTGCGGTATAACTTCAACCGAAGTGAAATTGGGATCCCCGAAGAAATAGGTGCACAAACCACCGATAAAAATCCACTTCTGCCCTACCAAGAAATAGACAATCATGTTTTAAGTCTTGACAATAGGTTTTTTCTAAAATCGTCAAGTATAGATATGAAACTTGGGTATCAATTCAATGATCGCAAGGAGTTTGAAGAACATCATGAAGAGGAAGAAGAAGATCACGAAGAAGAAAGTCATACAGAAGCTGAAGAGGCACCAGCATTAGAAATGCACCTGAAAACTTTTAATTACAATATAAAATATAATTTTCCGGACCTTGGAAACTTTGAAACTATTGCAGGAGTTCAGGGGATGCATCAGACCAATGAAAACTTTGGTGAGGAAATTCTAATTCCGGATGCCAGAACTACAGATATCGGAGCTTTTGCCACTACCCATTATCATCTCAAAAACTGGGATTTCCAGGGAGGTTTAAGATTTGACAGGAGACATATTGAGACTGATTCATTTAGTACAGAAACCAATGAAAGCATCGCGGCATTAGATCGTGATTTTAATAGTGTGAATGGAGCTTTTGGTTTAAAATATCATTATGAACAAAAGATTATTGCACGACTAAATCTTGCCAGTGGCTTCAGAGCGCCAAATCTTTCAGAGCTTACCTCCGATGGTTCCCATTCGGGAGCAAACCGCTATGAAATTGGAAATCCGGAATTGAAAAATGAACAGAATTTTCAGGTGGACCTCGCTTTGGAATGGAGAAATCAACATTTTGAAGCCTATTTCAATGCATTTGATAATTCTGTAAAAGACTATATATTTTTAAAACCTGAAGGGGAACTAATAAATGAAGATCCGGTTTATAAATATGTGCAGGGGAACGCAAATTTATATGGTGGAGAAATAGGAATCCATATTCACCCTCATCCACTGGATTGGTTACATTTAGAAAGCAGTTTTGAAATGGTAAGGGGAAAGCTAACAAACGGTGAAGATCTACCACTAATACCTGCAAACTCCTTAACAAATACCTTTAGAGTCGAATTTCAGAAAGGAAAAATCTTTACAGATAAATACGCATTTGTGAGGCTAAAGAATGTCTTTGAGCAAAATAACCCGGGACTTTTTGAGACCAGAACTGCTGCTTATGGTCTTCTTGGAGCTGGCTTTGGTGGTAGTTTAAAACTTGAGGCTTCAAAACTGGAAATTTCGGCTAGTGCTAATAACATTCTGGATAGATCTTATATTTCTCACTTATCACGTCTTAAACCGGATGCGATACAAAATATTGGTAGAAATATTATGCTTTCTGTGTCCTGGAGTATATAA
- the folE gene encoding GTP cyclohydrolase I FolE, with amino-acid sequence MSYKYFEEYDQEVTGNLKRNFQEIIDGVGEDPKREGLIKTPERAAKAMQFLTQGYDLDAEKILNKAVFKESYDEMVVVKDIELYSLCEHHMLPFFGKAHIAYIPNGKIIGLSKLPRVVDVFSRRLQVQERLTHDILECLNKTLEPRGVAVVIEAVHMCMMMRGVQKQNSATTTSGFRGQFKEIETRNEFLKLISSDLK; translated from the coding sequence ATGTCTTATAAATATTTTGAAGAATACGATCAGGAGGTCACCGGGAATTTAAAAAGAAATTTTCAGGAGATCATTGACGGAGTAGGGGAAGACCCGAAGCGTGAAGGATTAATCAAAACACCGGAGCGAGCTGCAAAGGCGATGCAATTTCTTACTCAGGGCTACGATTTAGATGCTGAAAAGATACTTAATAAAGCAGTATTTAAGGAAAGTTATGACGAAATGGTCGTTGTGAAGGATATAGAATTATACTCTCTATGTGAGCACCATATGCTTCCTTTTTTTGGCAAAGCTCACATCGCGTATATTCCTAATGGGAAAATAATCGGACTAAGTAAATTACCAAGAGTTGTAGATGTTTTCTCCCGTAGATTACAAGTACAGGAGCGGCTTACGCATGATATCCTGGAATGTCTTAATAAAACTTTAGAGCCTCGTGGAGTAGCTGTAGTTATTGAGGCTGTGCATATGTGTATGATGATGCGCGGTGTCCAAAAACAAAATTCTGCAACTACAACTTCCGGTTTTAGAGGTCAGTTCAAAGAAATTGAAACTAGAAATGAATTTCTAAAACTAATTAGTTCAGATCTTAAATAA
- a CDS encoding DUF6146 family protein, translating to MKNIIYIILISLFVYSCGSSGNKIFSSDKSANTNNDTVRIANDSLEYEIIIIEPGFNLFINSNAKPRGYYSQSYLENKNQNLVREYNQRVNQPNRYNPNLYLNEINYEYGTDYGYEVNYLLYNYFVYFSRQYNQNFSVPTRI from the coding sequence ATGAAAAATATCATTTATATAATTTTAATTAGTCTGTTTGTATATAGTTGCGGCTCATCTGGAAATAAGATTTTCTCTTCAGATAAATCAGCCAACACAAATAATGATACAGTAAGGATCGCCAACGACAGTCTGGAATATGAGATCATTATCATAGAACCCGGTTTTAATCTGTTTATAAACTCCAATGCGAAACCAAGAGGCTACTATTCCCAGAGCTATTTGGAAAATAAGAATCAAAACCTGGTTAGAGAATACAATCAAAGGGTGAATCAGCCTAATCGATATAACCCCAACCTTTATCTCAATGAGATCAATTATGAATATGGTACTGACTATGGTTACGAAGTAAACTATTTATTATATAATTATTTCGTGTATTTCAGCAGGCAGTATAATCAGAATTTTAGTGTGCCTACCAGAATTTGA
- a CDS encoding DUF5916 domain-containing protein, translating to MFRSLLIPLMLFISLISYSQNIESRKTYTTTKTEIAPRIDGVLTEKVWLEADEAKDFVMVEPGDGDPIPKSHETIVKVLYDNEAVYIAAYMMEDEPTKIMKQFTQRDNMGQSEFLLVDINTYDDGENQTRFIVTAAGTQADARISGENEDYNYNVVWESAVFQDDEGWYVEMKIPYSALRFPDKPQQEWGIQFFRQITHLNQNYVWNYIDKSVGQISQYTGLLKGISNIDPPVRLSLYPYTSAALDIYNGESEANFSAGLDLKYGINDSFTLDMTLVPDFGQTAYDNVELNLGPFEQVFGENRAFFTEGTELFTKGDLFYSRRVGNSPIGFNDAQRSKLENEEILDNPDKTDLINALKVSGRTDRGLGIGFFNSITNETKAVYRDTITGETRSKITEPFANYNIFVLDQRFNKNSSLTLINTNVTRNGNFRDANVSGFLFDVYNKENSFNFKGQAKMSNINLPDQNVTGFASSLSIERTKGNFRYGVAHEFANETYDINDLGISQINNYNNFNWETSYQIFEPQGNLNKYRIQVYGQHLRRYDPNISVNTGAGGSVFIVTRERFAYGGSFEVNSEFRDFFEPRSQDSFVLYRANAGLSAWISTDYRKRFAYDLRLYFEKYHRSSRNFLSVNFEPRFRFTDKLDMIFEFDYDLQKDRPSFVTKDNSEIIFGVRDLKSLENSLKGNYNFNTKQAINLSFRHFWSTATFSDNEYSVLDKDGRLIPTEYNINEQNDPNANFNIWNLDLSYRWQFAPGSEAVLLYRNAIFNRDKLSSLGYRDSLENLFDMPARHNLSLRIVYFIDYNRVRHLFQS from the coding sequence ATGTTTCGAAGTCTTCTTATTCCACTGATGTTATTTATCAGCCTTATCAGTTATTCCCAAAACATTGAATCCCGAAAAACTTACACTACTACTAAAACAGAAATCGCTCCAAGAATAGATGGAGTCCTGACCGAAAAGGTTTGGCTGGAAGCCGATGAAGCAAAGGATTTTGTTATGGTAGAGCCCGGTGATGGTGATCCAATCCCAAAATCTCATGAAACTATAGTTAAAGTGCTTTATGATAATGAGGCCGTATATATTGCCGCATATATGATGGAAGATGAGCCTACCAAAATTATGAAACAATTTACCCAGCGTGATAATATGGGGCAGTCTGAATTTTTACTCGTAGATATCAATACTTATGATGATGGGGAAAATCAAACTAGATTTATAGTAACCGCAGCGGGAACCCAGGCAGATGCCAGAATAAGTGGCGAAAATGAGGATTACAACTATAATGTTGTATGGGAGTCGGCAGTATTTCAGGATGATGAAGGTTGGTATGTAGAAATGAAGATCCCATATTCGGCTTTAAGATTTCCCGATAAACCACAACAGGAATGGGGAATACAGTTTTTTAGGCAGATCACTCACCTTAATCAGAATTATGTCTGGAACTATATTGATAAATCTGTAGGACAAATTAGTCAGTATACCGGGCTATTAAAAGGGATTTCAAACATAGACCCACCCGTTAGATTGAGTTTATATCCCTATACCTCTGCAGCACTGGATATATATAATGGTGAATCTGAAGCTAATTTCAGTGCCGGATTGGATCTAAAATATGGGATCAATGATTCTTTCACTCTGGATATGACTCTGGTGCCTGATTTTGGGCAGACGGCCTACGATAATGTAGAATTAAACTTAGGTCCCTTTGAACAGGTATTTGGCGAGAATAGAGCTTTCTTTACTGAAGGGACTGAATTGTTTACTAAAGGAGATCTTTTTTATTCCAGGCGTGTAGGTAATTCTCCCATTGGTTTCAACGATGCACAACGCAGCAAACTGGAAAATGAAGAGATCCTGGATAATCCCGATAAAACAGACCTCATAAATGCGCTAAAGGTTTCGGGGAGAACTGATCGCGGCTTAGGGATTGGTTTTTTTAATTCTATCACTAACGAAACAAAAGCTGTTTACAGGGATACCATAACAGGAGAAACTCGTAGTAAAATAACCGAGCCATTCGCTAATTACAATATTTTCGTTTTAGATCAACGCTTCAACAAAAACTCTTCTTTAACCTTAATAAATACCAATGTGACCCGGAACGGTAATTTTAGGGACGCCAATGTTTCCGGTTTTCTTTTCGATGTTTATAATAAAGAGAACTCTTTCAACTTTAAAGGTCAGGCGAAAATGAGTAATATCAATCTGCCTGATCAAAATGTCACAGGTTTTGCTTCTTCCTTATCTATAGAGCGAACCAAAGGTAACTTCAGGTATGGTGTAGCCCACGAATTTGCGAATGAGACTTATGATATAAACGATCTGGGAATAAGCCAGATTAATAATTACAATAATTTTAATTGGGAAACTTCCTACCAGATCTTCGAGCCGCAGGGAAATCTGAATAAGTACCGCATACAGGTTTACGGCCAGCACCTTAGAAGATATGATCCAAATATAAGTGTGAATACTGGAGCAGGTGGTAGTGTTTTTATTGTAACCAGGGAACGCTTCGCTTATGGTGGATCATTTGAGGTGAATTCTGAATTTCGGGATTTCTTTGAACCCAGATCCCAGGACAGCTTTGTTCTTTATAGGGCAAATGCAGGTCTAAGCGCATGGATATCTACAGACTACAGAAAGAGGTTTGCATACGATCTAAGACTTTATTTTGAAAAATATCACCGGTCTTCCCGAAATTTTCTTAGTGTGAATTTTGAACCACGCTTCAGGTTCACCGACAAACTGGATATGATATTTGAGTTTGATTATGATCTTCAAAAAGACCGGCCAAGTTTTGTAACTAAAGATAATTCTGAGATCATTTTTGGGGTACGGGATTTAAAAAGTTTGGAGAACAGCCTTAAAGGGAATTATAATTTTAATACCAAACAGGCTATAAACCTAAGTTTCAGACATTTTTGGTCTACAGCTACTTTTTCTGATAATGAATACAGTGTGCTGGACAAAGATGGAAGGCTGATTCCTACTGAGTATAATATTAATGAACAGAACGACCCAAATGCTAATTTTAATATCTGGAATCTGGATTTAAGTTACAGATGGCAGTTCGCTCCGGGAAGTGAGGCGGTACTTTTATATAGGAACGCCATTTTTAACCGGGATAAACTCAGTTCACTGGGGTACAGAGATAGTTTGGAAAATCTTTTTGATATGCCCGCCAGGCACAATTTGAGTCTTCGCATTGTATACTTCATAGATTATAACCGTGTGAGACACTTATTCCAAAGTTAA